Proteins from a genomic interval of Diospyros lotus cultivar Yz01 chromosome 6, ASM1463336v1, whole genome shotgun sequence:
- the LOC127804504 gene encoding uncharacterized protein LOC127804504 encodes MTTNIAECLNAALEDARKLPIQCLMEYIRNMLQQWFYERRGHASKMGRHLTSWAEGEIAKRFTLSQYWQSESIDMYRFNVKDGNSGGIVDLKAKTCTCRVFDSDKFPCGHALDAARSQNIDPYTLSSAYYQTEALLCVYVDLIMSVGSQADWIVPDESAYVTPQIS; translated from the coding sequence ATGACGACAAACATTGCAGAATGCCTCAATGCAGCTTTGGAGGATGCACGTAAATTGCCTATTCAATGTTTGATGGAGTATATTAGGAATATGCTGCAACAATGGTTTTATGAGAGACGGGGTCACGCTAGTAAGATGGGTAGACATCTTACCTCTTGGGCTGAAGGAGAAATAGCTAAAAGATTTACATTATCCCAATATTGGCAGTCAGAATCAATTGATATGTATAGATTTAATGTCAAAGATGGTAACTCCGGTGGCATAGTAGACTTGAAGGCGAAAACTTGCACATGTCGAGTGTTTGATTCTGACAAATTTCCATGTGGACATGCCCTGGATGCTGCACGTTCACAAAATATTGACCCATACACTTTGTCGTCTGCATACTACCAAACAGAGGCTCTGTTGTGTGTCTATGTCGATCTGATTATGTCGGTGGGCAGTCAGGCCGATTGGATCGTACCGGATGAAAGTgcatatgtaacaccccaaatttcttga